TGCATTCTTGGCTCAGAATTCGCCTGAACTTTGATGATGATGGGCCGTGACATACTCTTGCTACTGGACACTTCTGGCTGGGCAGGAAGTTCTGGCTTTTGGGATGCAGATTTATGCAAGCTGTGTTTTGAATCTTTCTTTTTAGGAGGAGACGGCAGAATTTCCTCAGCACTAGTAGACGTTCTAGCAATGTCACTGTGCCTTTTCCTGTGCAACCTCTTGGATGAAGAAGGTTGGCTTGGTGAAAGAGAAACATCACTGGTTGAATAAATTGTATGCACAATGCTTTTAGAAGAATCTGAGGAGGCAGGTGAACTTGAAACAGGCACAGGTGTACTTGTAGCTGCAATAGCAGATGACACTAGCTGTGGACTGGAACCAGCAAGTGGCACAGAGGTCTGAACAGATGTTAAGGACACAGGGGCTGGCACAGCAACAGGAGCTGCCAGAACAGGGACAGGAATTGGAGCTTCAGCAGCAACTGATGATACAGGTGTAGTAAGGGAGGCAGGAGCTGACAATGACAATGGCGAAGTAATGGGAATCCCAGCAGAAACAATGGACCCAATGGGAGCAAGAACACAAGATGCTTGGCTGTCTGCACCAAGGGCAGATGTAATGGCTGGACTAGGTGCAGGTACAGGTGCCAGAGGTGGTGGCACAGATGGTAAAAATGGAGAGCTGCTGACTTCACTCTCACAAGCCACTTCAAGGGCTCCAATGTCTTCAACAGGCACCTCAGATAAATCATCTTGCAATGAAGCTACCAGTGAAGTCTGCATTGGGATAGTGAACACAGGATCCAGGTCGTTCTTGCCTTCAGCTGGTGCTGCGCTGATGACATCTGGAGCTTGCTCAGGCTCAAGAGCATCTTCACTAGGCACTTCAACTTCCTGTGCTACCTCTACTTCAATACAACTTCCGAGGTTCAGCTGTTCCATGAACTTTTCATATTCAGAAGTCAAGTCCTTGTCAGCCCCAAGTGGTGTCATCTGACTGGTTGCCATGCACACTAATTCCTCTGGCAAAGCAGTCGTGCTTGGGCTGGCAGCAACAGCTACATCTTCCTTTGGCTCTTCTGCTTTCATGATGGTTCCCGCTTGGGGTTCGCGATTCTCAGCTACAGTTTTTATGGCTCTTTCCACCTGTAGTTCACGATTCTCAGCTACGGTTTTCGTGCATCTTTCTGCCTGTAGTTCACTTTTCTCAGCCACGGTTTTCATTGCTCTTTCCGCCTGTCGTTCACTTTTCTCAGCTACGGTTTTCGTGGCTCTTTCCACCTGTCGTTCACTTTTCTCTGCTATGGTTTTCATAGCTCCTTTCGCCTGTCGTTCACTTTTCTCAGCTACGGTTTTCGTGGCTCTTTCCACCTGTCGTTCAGTTTTCTCAGCTACAGCTTTCATAGCTCTTTCCGCCAGTCGTTCACTTTTCTCAGCTACGGTTTTCATGGCTCTTTCCGCCTGCCGTTCACTTTTCTCAGCTACAGTTTTCATGGCTCTTTCCACCTGTCGTTCACTTTTCTCAGCTGCAGTTTTCATGGCTCTTTCCGCCTGTCGTTCACTTTTCTCAGCTACGGTTTTCATGGCTCTTTCCACCTGTCGTTCACTTTTCTCAGCTGCAGTTTTCAGTGGCTCTTTCCGCCTGTCGTTCACTTTTCTCTGCTACAGGTTTCGTGGCTCTTTCTGCCTGTAGTTCACTTTTCTCATCTGCAGTTTTCGTGGCTATTTCCGCCTGTAGTTCACTTTTCTCAGCTATGGTTTTCATGGCTCTTTCCGCCTGCCGTTCACTTTTCTCAGCTACGGTTTTCATGGCTCTTTCCACCTGTCGGTCACTTTTCTCAGCTGCAGTTTTCGTGGCTCTTTCTGCCTGTAGTTCACTTTTCTCAGCTGCAATTTTCATGGCTCTTTCCGCCTGTAGTTCACTTTTCTCAGCTATGGTTTTCGTAGCTCTTTCTGCTTGTAGTTTGCTTTTCTCAGCTACGGTTTTCTTGACTCTTTCCGCCTGTCGTTCACTTTTCTCAGCTACGGTTTTCGTGGCTCTTTCCACCTGTTGTTCGCTTTTCTCAGCTACAGTTTTCATGGCTCTTTCCGCCTGTCGTTCACTTTTCTCAGCTACGGTTTTCATGGCTCTTTCCGTCTGCAGTTCACTTTTCTCAACTACACTTTCCACAGTTTCTACATGAGCGTTTTCAATGTCCGCTATGATCTCGTTTGTGATACGTGAACTGTACTCCAAGAAACGAGTTTCTTCCAGAGAAGTCTCAGTATTTGAAAGTAGGTCGACCATATCGTCAGAAACATCCATAGCATTAGGTGAGGGCACGTTCTCTTCTTTCTCTATCTCCGGCAGCCTGACCTCTTCCTGACTGGAGCGTAAAACTTTATCCTCCATAAAACATTTTCTTGGACGAGTTGGTTCATTACTGACTTGTTTTTTCGTGCTACTGTTTTTTCCTTCATCCTCCCATTTATGTTCCTTAGCAGCTTCTTTTTCTGCACTTTCTACTGTCGTTTCAGGTTCAGCTGTCAATTGCATTTTGTCTTGCAATGATTCTCTCTTTACTGGTACAGCAAGTGGTGATTTTGATGGCACCTCCGTGTTCACTTCTGGTGGTTCACGCTCTGGGGTTCTTGGCACAGTACCTTTTGAGTGGTGTGTTGCACCAAGAGCTTCTGAACTGGCTAGCGTGGTTTCAACACTGCACTGTTTGGCTGCGTCCAACTCTGTGTTTGCCCACTGATCGCTGATTGCCATTTCTTCAGGCACATCCTCCTGATCAGCCTTGGAGTGACTTATTTCATTTTCAGAGTCCAGATCCTTTGCTGGCACTTCTGGACTGTCCATGTTATCGTACAGGCACTGCAAAGCCTGAAGTCCTGACATTGCATTGAGGTCGGGAGATACAAGGTCAGTGACATCTGATTCCTTTACTGCTTCCCTAGAAGGTGACGTTACTTTCTTTCTATCTGGAGCATCCAGCGGTACTTCCTTTTTCGACTTGTGTACTCTACTACGGCCGTCCTTTTTTGCAGAATCTTTTGGCACTTCGCgaatgtctttcttttcttctttttcctcagAATTACTAGCTACAGAAGTCCTTTTCTCCTTCTTTACATATGCTACACTGATCTTGCCATAAATAGGGTTGCAGCCATATGAAATAAATGGTTTGCTGTTAGTATATCTAATAAGAGCCATAGGCCagctgatttctttctttcgatCAGCTGTTTTCACTTTGATGCAGTCGCTGCCTTCTTTCCGTGCTTTTTCTAATGCTTCACCTTTAAGTCTCTCCCTCTCTTTTGGGTCCAAAATGGCCTCTTCCTTAGCTTTTTTTGCTCCTTCTTGGTCTTCCTtttttgttctttcctttttggtCTTCTCCTGCTTTGTAACAGACCTTCTATGCTCTGCAGTAGTGGTATTGGACTTAGGCAATCGATGACTGGTTCCTCTGCTATCAACCTTGTTTGCTCTTGGTGCATCCTGCTCGGAGGCTCTTTTCTTACATGCAGGCTCATTACTTGGAGATGGCTCACTCTTCCTTTTATGCTCCTTACTTCTCTTGCTGTCAAGTTTGTCGGTTGCTTTGTCATCACTCGTAGGCCAGCGACTGCTTGATGGGCAGTCCTTCTTGTCTTTTTTTGTATCACTGTGCTCAGTGCTATCTCGGCGCTCAGTACTGACAGGGCACTCAATGTGGTGCTCTGCACTGCTACGGCGCTCGGCAATGGCATTGCAGGGACTCTTGCTTGAAGGCATCTCAACAGTTTTTTTGGTTGAAGGTTCACAAGTTCCCTTGGCTGGGCCACTTGTAATAACTTTAGTAGCAACAAAATCAAGCTTCTTGGCTTCATTATCATCAACTTTATTTTTATGTGAACATTTAGAATGCTCTGTAGTCTTGCTGGGTGCATCTGCAGCACCAATACGTGCTTCATCCACATCAGATGTGTTTTTTTCAATTTTCAAATGTTGATCTTTGAGTTCACAGGGGACATCAGCGACATTCTTTGAGGACAGTTCTTCTAAACCTTTAACACTGCAGCTCTGTTGCAGCTTATCcgaagcttgcttgcttgtttgtgcATCATATGCAGGTTCAATTGGCTCAAGGTGAAAGGTCGTTAGCACATTCAAATCTTTGTCAGCTTTTGCTGCCTCCTTCACGATAACTTGCTCGGTGGGACCTCTTGAAGCACTAATTTCCTTGACAAGCTCCTGTGGTGGTTTTGAGTCTTCAGCTGTGCGTGCGGCATGTGACACACTCCCAATGTGGAATGTACTGCCTGAATGCTCCGAGGTCTGGGTTGTTTGCTTGCCTATGGTCAGTATGCTATCAATGCCAGCAGTCTGTGTGAGCATGGTGGCACATGCTTGCACAGTCTTGGCAGTCTGTGCCTTCTTCGCCATTCTAGCCATTTTTTCCTTAAGCATCTTGGACTTCAGCTTCAGtttcttcctctttttcttcAGTTTCTGAGGGCActccgaagaagaagaagaggatgaAGATGATGAGCTGCTAGAGCTGCTTGAACTAGAGCTGGAAGAAGACGAGCTGCTGGAACTCTCAGAGTCTGAGCCACTGCCTGAACTGCTTGAGCTACCACTCGTGCCTGAACTGCTGCTACGTGATGAACttgaagatgatgatgaggaggaggacgatgacgatgatgagcTCGAACTAGATGCTTTAGGCCTcctctttcgtttctttttcttcttttcctgtgGCTTGTCTTTTGCGGTCTTCCGCTTCTCCTTAGCTGCCTTGGCAGTTTTCTCCTTGACAGGGGCTATGAGGTCCATGGTTGATAACTCTGTGCTTTCAGGCTTTGGCTTCTTCAGTTTACTTGCTTTGCTAGTCTTTCTGTTATTTCCTGAAACTTCTGCCTTGCTTTCCGAGTTCTGTCTCTGCACTGTCACAAGGGCGCTTTTCTTGGTAGCTTCTATTTCCTCTAAGAACTTCTGCTGTGCCTTAATGGGATCATCACAACTTCCAGAGTCATCACTAGCTTCCTTAAGCTTCTCAGTTTGACTTTCAAGTTGTTTCTGACCAACTGCTTCGGTGTCTTCATGAGTTTTCTGTGCTTCTTCAGGCAACAGTTTGTCAATGCATATCTGTGATGGGGAATCAGACTTCGGCATCTGGCAAAGTTTGCTCTGACTGTCACTTTCATCCAACTTGACAGAGCAGGTTGCTAAAAAGATGTGTTGCTCAGCAATGTCGTCACCACGAGTCTCAATCTTGTCATCACAAAGTGACACCTTCTCAGTCAACACTGTTGAAAGCTTACATGGTGAATGCTGAAACATGTCTGCACTATCACAACTGTCTGCTTCTCCAAGAGTGTCGAGCGGGCTGTCCTCGCACATTAGGTTTAACACTGGCTCATTTTTTTCTACGCATGCACCTGCTTCATCAGGTTTTTTATGGCATACAGTTTGCGAAGTGCTCAAATCGGAAGCTTGCTTTTTGTCTTGCTTGCAAGTGGTTTCTGGCGAACGTCTGGGCCCTCTAGCAGCCTTCTCTTCTTCTTCATCCTGTTGATCACCAGTAGATTCCTCCTCACCATTCACTGCTTCTGTAGTGCCATCATCCTGAGGTGCTTCTGGACTCGAAGCCTGTGGCTCTGCACTTGCTGTTTCCATCCGTACTGTGTCCTCCTTCTTATGGTCGTTAGTAGTGGCAtgcttttctttgcttttctTGTCATCTGCCGACTTCTCCTTTTTCTTCTGGCTGTCAGCATTGCTTCTTGCACGGCCCTTTGAGTAACTTACTCGCTCCCTGCTCGGTGACCGCTGTTTGGCTTCCTTCCCACCCTTATGAGTGGCTCTGTCTTTGCCTCTATCCTTGGACTTGCTCCTCCGCCGCTCCCTCGACCTGCTCCTTCTTGTGTCCTTGGCATGGCTTGCCTTTTTGTCTCTAGAGCGACTTCGCTTTCCATCCTTGGACCTGCTCCTCTTTTTATCTCGTGGGGAACGGCTGCGGTGGCGCTCTCGTGATCGCCCCCTTCGTCGATCCCTGGATCTACTTCTCCTTCGCTCCCTTGAGTGGCTTCGTTTCTTGTCTTTTGAACGACTCCTTTTACGTTCACGGGAACGACTTTTCCTGTCTCTGGAGTGCTTAACGCTGCGAGGACTTCTGCCGCGATCCTTCTTTTCTGTTTTGGCACCACTAGTTGCACTCTCTTTCTTCTTGCTGCCATTTCGAGATGAGACATCGAGAGACTCTGTCTTGCTTTTGGCAGACCCTTCACTCTTGTCACTAACTTTAGAAGGCTGCTGCTTTTTCTTCGCATCTCCACGACTTTCTTCAGAATATGCTTTACTGCCTGTGACATCAACTGGTTTCTTGGTTCCATCCTGTGactcatttttaatttttttctctggAACTCCTTCCACTGCATCATCAGGAAGCTTGAGCTCAAACTTATCACTCTTCAAAAACTTCACAAATTCGAACTTTGGCTTCACCTTAAACCTCTTGGGAGGGGCCACAAAGTAAAAGTTACTGTCTTCCTGCTGCTCAGGTTCGGTGGATGGCTTCTCGTTTTTCTCAGGTTCTTCGGCGCTTTTACTCTCAGCAGCACCCGCCTGTGCCTCTTCACTTGTTGTAGCTGCAGCAGTCACTTCTGGGCCTTCCTCATCAGGCTGGTCATCGTCTTCCTTGAACAGCGCACTTGAAATGGGGGCCACTTTTCCAATGTTTTTCCGAGCAAAGCTGAATGACAAGGCACCCTTGACTGGCTTTGTGACTGTAGTAGCTGCCCTCTTCACTTCGAGGGCTTTCTGCAGGGGCTGGTTTGAAGTCAAAGAGAATGCGATGAGTCGCTTCTTTGCCAACGCTTTGCCAATGAGCAGCTTAGACTTGGACTCCTCGATGAGGGGTGGCTCTGTTGCAGGCAAGAGAACCTCCGTAGGTGGGGTAGGTGGGGTAGGAGGTGGAGGCACCTCGGACACCAAGGGCTGTGGCAGCTCGGACACTGAAGGCTGTGGCAAGTCGGGCACCGTAGGTTGTGGCAACTCAGGCAGAGCAGGCTCTGGAAGAGCAGGTGTGGGCTCTTCTGGCGAGTACTTCTCTTGACCAGGGTCTAAGATGGTAAGACCTAAAAATGGAGGTGGGGGTGGGGGAGGTGGAATGTCGGTGGGAAGGGGAATCTCACTAGGCAGTGGTGGCAGTTCGAATATGTTAGAATCGGCAAAGAATGTTGTTTGCGGGAtgtttgcttcttcttcttgttcgtCTTCTGGCACACTTCCTGGTGGACTCTGAGCTTGGCTGTCAAGGTCTTGTTCCTTTTTCGCATTGATTTCATCGTCACTTGAATTGGCATTGCTGGAGTCCTGCTGGCTTTCGTCGGCATCCTGCTGGCTTTCATCGGCATCCTGCTGGCTTTCATCTGCTTCCTGCTGGTTTTCATCTGCTTCCTGCTGGTTTTCATCGGCTTCCTGCTGACTTTCATTAATGTCTTGCTGGCATTCATCAATGTCTTGCTGGCATTCATCGATGTCTTGCTGGCATTCATTAGTGTCCTGCTGGTATTCGTCACTGTCATAGAAAGTGGGAGACTGTGATGATGCTTGTGGCTTTGTTTCATCAACGTAGTCCACCTGCTGGAAACGTCCTCTAAACTTTTCTCCAGTTCCCATTTCGGTGGGTCCCCTATAGCAAGGAAACAGCAATcattttttttagagagagagtCAGCACAACAGCATGATAAAAAATAAACATGAAGGGCTAATTCTTTAGTTTAGGAATGAGTAAACTTGGGCATGTATTTATTTGAACACTCAACTGATGGTTAATAAATAAAGCAAACACAGTGAAACATTTGTAAATATGCAGGCCTTGCAATTATAGACCAGGCCCCATCATAGGGGGCGGACAGGACTCTCACATGAGAGAGACAGCACGTCTTCCTGGAGTTTA
This Dermacentor silvarum isolate Dsil-2018 chromosome 6, BIME_Dsil_1.4, whole genome shotgun sequence DNA region includes the following protein-coding sequences:
- the LOC119456799 gene encoding serine-rich adhesin for platelets-like isoform X49, which codes for MAERFSRFHEVRDYQGKGVDVYDDNLIELEQSSLAEPITQDNLGYQLLLRHGWKSGQGLGKNEQGRTDPLPIILKEDIMGFGRMEMEMDYAEETTEKRRTLEIEKEETEELKLKYKAVQEKEKVVQEALATLKANFYCDLCDKQYTKHQEFDNHINSYDHAHKQRLKELKQREFGRNVLSKVKREDKGREKEQRRLQHLAELRAHVAVMRGPTEMGTGEKFRGRFQQVDYVDETKPQASSQSPTFYDSDEYQQDTNECQQDIDECQQDIDECQQDINESQQEADENQQEADENQQEADESQQDADESQQDADESQQDSSNANSSDDEINAKKEQDLDSQAQSPPGSVPEDEQEEEANIPQTTFFADSNIFELPPLPSEIPLPTDIPPPPPPPPFLGLTILDPGQEKYSPEEPTPALPEPALPELPQPTVPDLPQPSVSELPQPLVSEVPPPPTPPTPPTEVLLPATEPPLIEESKSKLLIGKALAKKRLIAFSLTSNQPLQKALEVKRAATTVTKPVKGALSFSFARKNIGKVAPISSALFKEDDDQPDEEGPEVTAAATTSEEAQAGAAESKSAEEPEKNEKPSTEPEQQEDSNFYFVAPPKRFKVKPKFEFVKFLKSDKFELKLPDDAVEGVPEKKIKNESQDGTKKPVDVTGSKAYSEESRGDAKKKQQPSKVSDKSEGSAKSKTESLDVSSRNGSKKKESATSGAKTEKKDRGRSPRSVKHSRDRKSRSRERKRSRSKDKKRSHSRERRRSRSRDRRRGRSRERHRSRSPRDKKRSRSKDGKRSRSRDKKASHAKDTRRSRSRERRRSKSKDRGKDRATHKGGKEAKQRSPSRERVSYSKGRARSNADSQKKKEKSADDKKSKEKHATTNDHKKEDTVRMETASAEPQASSPEAPQDDGTTEAVNGEEESTGDQQDEEEEKAARGPRRSPETTCKQDKKQASDLSTSQTVCHKKPDEAGACVEKNEPVLNLMCEDSPLDTLGEADSCDSADMFQHSPCKLSTVLTEKVSLCDDKIETRGDDIAEQHIFLATCSVKLDESDSQSKLCQMPKSDSPSQICIDKLLPEEAQKTHEDTEAVGQKQLESQTEKLKEASDDSGSCDDPIKAQQKFLEEIEATKKSALVTVQRQNSESKAEVSGNNRKTSKASKLKKPKPESTELSTMDLIAPVKEKTAKAAKEKRKTAKDKPQEKKKKKRKRRPKASSSSSSSSSSSSSSSSSSSSRSSSSGTSGSSSSSGSGSDSESSSSSSSSSSSSSSSSSSSSSSSSSSSECPQKLKKKRKKLKLKSKMLKEKMARMAKKAQTAKTVQACATMLTQTAGIDSILTIGKQTTQTSEHSGSTFHIGSVSHAARTAEDSKPPQELVKEISASRGPTEQVIVKEAAKADKDLNVLTTFHLEPIEPAYDAQTSKQASDKLQQSCSVKGLEELSSKNVADVPCELKDQHLKIEKNTSDVDEARIGAADAPSKTTEHSKCSHKNKVDDNEAKKLDFVATKVITSGPAKGTCEPSTKKTVEMPSSKSPCNAIAERRSSAEHHIECPVSTERRDSTEHSDTKKDKKDCPSSSRWPTSDDKATDKLDSKRSKEHKRKSEPSPSNEPACKKRASEQDAPRANKVDSRGTSHRLPKSNTTTAEHRRSVTKQEKTKKERTKKEDQEGAKKAKEEAILDPKERERLKGEALEKARKEGSDCIKVKTADRKKEISWPMALIRYTNSKPFISYGCNPIYGKISVAYVKKEKRTSVASNSEEKEEKKDIREVPKDSAKKDGRSRVHKSKKEVPLDAPDRKKVTSPSREAVKESDVTDLVSPDLNAMSGLQALQCLYDNMDSPEVPAKDLDSENEISHSKADQEDVPEEMAISDQWANTELDAAKQCSVETTLASSEALGATHHSKGTVPRTPEREPPEVNTEVPSKSPLAVPVKRESLQDKMQLTAEPETTVESAEKEAAKEHKWEDEGKNSSTKKQVSNEPTRPRKCFMEDKVLRSSQEEVRLPEIEKEENVPSPNAMDVSDDMVDLLSNTETSLEETRFLEYSSRITNEIIADIENAHVETVESVVEKSELQTERAMKTVAEKSERQAERAMKTVAEKSEQQAERAMKTAAEKSERQAERAMKTVAEKSELQAERCTKTVAENRELQVERAIKTVAENREPQAGTIMKAEEPKEDVAVAASPSTTALPEELVCMATSQMTPLGADKDLTSEYEKFMEQLNLGSCIEVEVAQEVEVPSEDALEPEQAPDVISAAPAEGKNDLDPVFTIPMQTSLVASLQDDLSEVPVEDIGALEVACESEVSSSPFLPSVPPPLAPVPAPSPAITSALGADSQASCVLAPIGSIVSAGIPITSPLSLSAPASLTTPVSSVAAEAPIPVPVLAAPVAVPAPVSLTSVQTSVPLAGSSPQLVSSAIAATSTPVPVSSSPASSDSSKSIVHTIYSTSDVSLSPSQPSSSKRLHRKRHSDIARTSTSAEEILPSPPKKKDSKHSLHKSASQKPELPAQPEVSSSKSMSRPIIIKVQANSEPRMQSAAPQISQAENVDGLECLPAEQSAPEVCAEVEVGSDVCTEEQVKFASSDDMFVTIVDTEDICLAAVEEVACSSSDDLGSGLAVPAEQPEEKESSPPPPPPPPRYLRLKPRKGSSSSVSSSSSVEEVPPPPPPPPRPPVRCLVLPPPPAGILLPAGRGTLSNEPKKSVTFADGIPPGKEPPSSGGAPSPPPPPPPPPRERKHRTKVKVIIPSSVADSLPPPPPPPKRPPPPPAATAPALATASAAASAVAAAVASAAAPTPPVAVETVAAAYPQYQVHLPQQTYPAAGYTVPYSSYPAAGYAYTATTHLGQTVAYTYAPGQAAHQAMPMQQVQQVPPQQHLYANATAASYVYHPHQIVQAGPAVMQPQQLQQAHLPPPPPPPVGQLPPRPPT
- the LOC119456799 gene encoding serine-rich adhesin for platelets-like isoform X23, with protein sequence MAERFSRFHEVRDYQGKGVDVYDDNLIELEQSSLAEPITQDNLGYQLLLRHGWKSGQGLGKNEQGRTDPLPIILKEDIMGFGRMEMEMDYAEETTEKRRTLEIEKEETEELKLKYKAVQEKEKVVQEALATLKANFYCDLCDKQYTKHQEFDNHINSYDHAHKQRLKELKQREFGRNVLSKVKREDKGREKEQRRLQHLAELRAHVAVMRGPTEMGTGEKFRGRFQQVDYVDETKPQASSQSPTFYDSDEYQQDTNECQQDIDECQQDIDECQQDINESQQEADENQQEADENQQEADESQQDADESQQDADESQQDSSNANSSDDEINAKKEQDLDSQAQSPPGSVPEDEQEEEANIPQTTFFADSNIFELPPLPSEIPLPTDIPPPPPPPPFLGLTILDPGQEKYSPEEPTPALPEPALPELPQPTVPDLPQPSVSELPQPLVSEVPPPPTPPTPPTEVLLPATEPPLIEESKSKLLIGKALAKKRLIAFSLTSNQPLQKALEVKRAATTVTKPVKGALSFSFARKNIGKVAPISSALFKEDDDQPDEEGPEVTAAATTSEEAQAGAAESKSAEEPEKNEKPSTEPEQQEDSNFYFVAPPKRFKVKPKFEFVKFLKSDKFELKLPDDAVEGVPEKKIKNESQDGTKKPVDVTGSKAYSEESRGDAKKKQQPSKVSDKSEGSAKSKTESLDVSSRNGSKKKESATSGAKTEKKDRGRSPRSVKHSRDRKSRSRERKRSRSKDKKRSHSRERRRSRSRDRRRGRSRERHRSRSPRDKKRSRSKDGKRSRSRDKKASHAKDTRRSRSRERRRSKSKDRGKDRATHKGGKEAKQRSPSRERVSYSKGRARSNADSQKKKEKSADDKKSKEKHATTNDHKKEDTVRMETASAEPQASSPEAPQDDGTTEAVNGEEESTGDQQDEEEEKAARGPRRSPETTCKQDKKQASDLSTSQTVCHKKPDEAGACVEKNEPVLNLMCEDSPLDTLGEADSCDSADMFQHSPCKLSTVLTEKVSLCDDKIETRGDDIAEQHIFLATCSVKLDESDSQSKLCQMPKSDSPSQICIDKLLPEEAQKTHEDTEAVGQKQLESQTEKLKEASDDSGSCDDPIKAQQKFLEEIEATKKSALVTVQRQNSESKAEVSGNNRKTSKASKLKKPKPESTELSTMDLIAPVKEKTAKAAKEKRKTAKDKPQEKKKKKRKRRPKASSSSSSSSSSSSSSSSSSSSRSSSSGTSGSSSSSGSGSDSESSSSSSSSSSSSSSSSSSSSSSSSSSSECPQKLKKKRKKLKLKSKMLKEKMARMAKKAQTAKTVQACATMLTQTAGIDSILTIGKQTTQTSEHSGSTFHIGSVSHAARTAEDSKPPQELVKEISASRGPTEQVIVKEAAKADKDLNVLTTFHLEPIEPAYDAQTSKQASDKLQQSCSVKGLEELSSKNVADVPCELKDQHLKIEKNTSDVDEARIGAADAPSKTTEHSKCSHKNKVDDNEAKKLDFVATKVITSGPAKGTCEPSTKKTVEMPSSKSPCNAIAERRSSAEHHIECPVSTERRDSTEHSDTKKDKKDCPSSSRWPTSDDKATDKLDSKRSKEHKRKSEPSPSNEPACKKRASEQDAPRANKVDSRGTSHRLPKSNTTTAEHRRSVTKQEKTKKERTKKEDQEGAKKAKEEAILDPKERERLKGEALEKARKEGSDCIKVKTADRKKEISWPMALIRYTNSKPFISYGCNPIYGKISVAYVKKEKRTSVASNSEEKEEKKDIREVPKDSAKKDGRSRVHKSKKEVPLDAPDRKKVTSPSREAVKESDVTDLVSPDLNAMSGLQALQCLYDNMDSPEVPAKDLDSENEISHSKADQEDVPEEMAISDQWANTELDAAKQCSVETTLASSEALGATHHSKGTVPRTPEREPPEVNTEVPSKSPLAVPVKRESLQDKMQLTAEPETTVESAEKEAAKEHKWEDEGKNSSTKKQVSNEPTRPRKCFMEDKVLRSSQEEVRLPEIEKEENVPSPNAMDVSDDMVDLLSNTETSLEETRFLEYSSRITNEIIADIENAHVETVESVVEKSELQTERAMKTVAEKSERQAERAMKTVAEKSEQQAERATKTAAEKSDRQAERAMKTAAEKSERQVERAMKTVAEKSERQAERAMKTVAEKSERLAERAMKAVAEKTERQVERATKTVAEKSERQAKGAMKTIAEKSERQVERATKTVAEKSERQAERAMKTVAEKSELQAERCTKTVAENRELQVERAIKTVAENREPQAGTIMKAEEPKEDVAVAASPSTTALPEELVCMATSQMTPLGADKDLTSEYEKFMEQLNLGSCIEVEVAQEVEVPSEDALEPEQAPDVISAAPAEGKNDLDPVFTIPMQTSLVASLQDDLSEVPVEDIGALEVACESEVSSSPFLPSVPPPLAPVPAPSPAITSALGADSQASCVLAPIGSIVSAGIPITSPLSLSAPASLTTPVSSVAAEAPIPVPVLAAPVAVPAPVSLTSVQTSVPLAGSSPQLVSSAIAATSTPVPVSSSPASSDSSKSIVHTIYSTSDVSLSPSQPSSSKRLHRKRHSDIARTSTSAEEILPSPPKKKDSKHSLHKSASQKPELPAQPEVSSSKSMSRPIIIKVQANSEPRMQSAAPQISQAENVDGLECLPAEQSAPEVCAEVEVGSDVCTEEQVKFASSDDMFVTIVDTEDICLAAVEEVACSSSDDLGSGLAVPAEQPEEKESSPPPPPPPPRYLRLKPRKGSSSSVSSSSSVEEVPPPPPPPPRPPVRCLVLPPPPAGILLPAGRGTLSNEPKKSVTFADGIPPGKEPPSSGGAPSPPPPPPPPPRERKHRTKVKVIIPSSVADSLPPPPPPPKRPPPPPAATAPALATASAAASAVAAAVASAAAPTPPVAVETVAAAYPQYQVHLPQQTYPAAGYTVPYSSYPAAGYAYTATTHLGQTVAYTYAPGQAAHQAMPMQQVQQVPPQQHLYANATAASYVYHPHQIVQAGPAVMQPQQLQQAHLPPPPPPPVGQLPPRPPT